TCGGTGCGCTGGATTGCCATTCTCTACGTCGAAGGACAACCCGTCTACTTTTCTGGCACGAGCATGGGGCTATTCTCCACCACCAAGTTGGACAGCATGAACACCATCTGGGTGCAGGAAGGGGCACAAACCATTGGCAATGTCGTGGTGGACATGATTGACGTCCGCCAGTCAGATGGCTTTTTGGCCGCGGCCACGCATGGCAACGGGGTCTACAGCACGTACCTAAGCGAGTTGCCCTCAGCTGTGCCGACGACCGCCGCTCCGAGCGAAAGCTTTGCACTCTTTCCTGCCTATCCCAACCCGTTCAACGCCCAAACCGTGATTTCGTACAAGCTGGCTCGACCAGCCCGCGTAACATTGGAGGTGCATAACACATTTGGCCAGAAGACTTGCACCTTGGTGGCAGGTGAGCAGCCGCCAGGTCTGCACAGGGTCAGCTGGGATGGGAAGGACAAGGCAGGACGCCCCGTGGCAAGTGGGCTGTACATGGTCGTCCTGAAAGCAGGGGAATCCCAGCTGGTGCAAAAAGTGCTGCTAATAAGGTAGCGCGCATGCGGCAGAGCCGTGCGGCAATCTACACCTTGCTCTCACGAAAACGAGTTGCCAGACACTTCTCGGGCAGGTGCGCACAGGGCAGCGGCGGTGGTCACGTTGGCAAGCAGAGCAGCCTCGCGCGTCCTGCTGCAAACTCGGATCTGGTAGTCGCCCGGCACACAGAGGAGGCAAAGCCATGAGCCACAAATTCGTTCTTGCGGCATTGTTCTCGGTCCTGACACTGCAGCATTTGCGCGGGGGGTCTACTTCGTCGGCCCGTCCGGCAACGACCTCAACCCGGGCACGCGAAGCCAGACCTGGGCCACGCCCGGCTTTGGCTCGCGGCAACTCAGTGCGGGCGATACGCTGATCCTCTTGGGCGGCCGCTACACTCTCAGCGAATACGACGCCGACATCATCGTGCCCCCTCCGGGCACGGCCAATGCCTGGGTCACCATCCGCGGAGAGACGGGCAATCGGCCCGTGCTGGCGGGACGCGACAACCTCTTGACGGCAATCGACCTCTCGGGCATGTCGTACGTCCGCATCGAGAACCTGGAAATCACCCATGACGCTCAGGCTACAGGAGAGGCTCAGTGGTTCCGCGAAGGCGTTGAGGTCCTTGGTGAACCTGGGCACCACCTGGTCTTTCGAGACCTGTACATCCACCACATCGACGAGTACGGGATGACCCTGCAAGAGGTCGAGCAGGTGGAAATCGTGAACTGCCGCCTGGAATACTGCGGCTTCGGGGCGCTGGGCGGACCAGAGGGGGCTTACGGCGGGTGGCGTCACGTGACCATCCGCGACTGTTCCCTCTCCTGGGGTGGGCATTACTACCAGGGCGGCGATGGCTCCAACCGCCCCTACGATCGCCCGGACGGCTTTGGCATCGAGCCCTCGCAGGGGCCGATTCTCATCGAGAACACCATTGCCGAACACAACTACGGCGACGCCTTAGACTCGAAAGCGGCTAATACCACCACCCGCCGCTGCATCGTGGCCAACAACTCCTGCGACGGGGTCAAGGTCTGGGCGGACAACAGCCGAATCGAAAACACCCTCATCTACGGTCGAGGAGATGGCAAGCCGGAAGTCACGCCGTGGGCGCCAATAGTCATCGACCAGGTCGAACAGGCGGGTGCCCGTTTCGAGATTGTCAACGTCACGGTGGATGACCAATTGGGCAACGAGTACCTGCTCTA
The candidate division KSB1 bacterium genome window above contains:
- a CDS encoding right-handed parallel beta-helix repeat-containing protein, which codes for MGGRYTLSEYDADIIVPPPGTANAWVTIRGETGNRPVLAGRDNLLTAIDLSGMSYVRIENLEITHDAQATGEAQWFREGVEVLGEPGHHLVFRDLYIHHIDEYGMTLQEVEQVEIVNCRLEYCGFGALGGPEGAYGGWRHVTIRDCSLSWGGHYYQGGDGSNRPYDRPDGFGIEPSQGPILIENTIAEHNYGDALDSKAANTTTRRCIVANNSCDGVKVWADNSRIENTLIYGRGDGKPEVTPWAPIVIDQVEQAGARFEIVNVTVDDQLGNEYLLYVQYENPVPVQVTIRNCIFSGRGPNTSIYVHGNSTLGADHNLFFIPQSTTLLHHGTQEYDCGRIGGLGEGNLCGDPRFIQTGWGTAGDYRLSPGSPAIDAGTTLGAPTTHLEGHPRDAHPDIGAYEFGSTGLGDAQPSPGAVWLLQNYPNPFNPCTTIRFALPQRAQVRLDICDALGKEVRRLANDRLAAGEHRMAFDAHDLPAGIYFLRLEAVEPRDNLVLFREVRKLVLLR